Proteins from a genomic interval of Rosa chinensis cultivar Old Blush chromosome 2, RchiOBHm-V2, whole genome shotgun sequence:
- the LOC112185801 gene encoding AP2-like ethylene-responsive transcription factor ANT, protein MKSMSNDNTNSSNNWLDFSLSPNMKMDVPHPPSDPHHQISQSSSPSIPNAFFNSPPHFNYGIYYGVDQGDHTGLYSALPMMPIKSDGSLCIMEALNRSHHPQGMGTSSSSSTPKLEDFFGGATMGTHNHYDNNDREALSLDSMFYQQIPTHHHHHEPNNNSQNLLNQEHESQQQHFSSYYSGLKTHEMMFEDHQKQQAQIEHYNNVQNPSMGSLNHSISDMKNWVPRNFSANNNQGVLEQNMIGCMGDNGAESAGSIGSMPYGDLQCLSLSMSPGSQSSCVTGSQQISPTLTTNTDCVVAMDSSKKRGPEKVEQKQIVHRKSLDTFGQRTSQYRGVTRHRWTGRYEAHLWDNSCKKEGQSRKGRQVYLGGYDMEQKAARAYDLAALKYWGPSTHINFPLENYQKELEEMKNMSRQEYVAHLRRKSSGFSRGASMYRGVTRHHQHGRWQARIGRVAGNKDLYLGTFSTQEEAAEAYDIAAIKFRGLNAVTNFDITRYDVDRIMASNTLLAGDNAKRNKVLPRPSEEATNQISNGEQSITVAVKDTNEVEEWKMMQLFQSSQQVVDHQNVIQADHRAEESATMGTTTHLSNTSSLVTSLSSSREGSPDKSSQPSFFGMPPTASKFFSSSGTNNTVSSWIPAVQSRPGLSLPHMPIFAAWTDA, encoded by the exons ATGAAATCCATGAGTAATGATAACACCAACAGTAGCAATAACTGGTTggatttttctctctcccctaACATGAAAATGGATGTTCCTCATCCTCCTTCAGACCCTCACCACCAAATTTCTCAGTCCTCTTCTCCTTCTATTCCAAATGCTTTTTTCAACTCCCCACCTCACTTTAACTATGGAATATACTATGGAGTTGATCAAGGAGATCACACTGGCTTGTACTCTGCTTTGCCCATGATGCCAATAAAGTCTGATGGTTCTCTTTGCATAATGGAAGCTCTCAACAGGTCTCATCATCCTCAAG GAATGGGAACTAGTAGTTCAAGTTCAACTCCAAAACTAGAGGACTTCTTTGGTGGTGCAACCATGGGGACCCATAACCACTATGACAACAATGACAGAGAAGCTCTAAGCTTAGACAGCATGTTTTACCAACAAATCCCaacccatcatcatcaccatgaGCCAAACAACAACAGCCAAAACTTGCTCAACCAAGAACATGAGTCCCAACAGCAACATTTCTCGTCCTACTACTCTGGCCTAAAAACCCATGAAATGATGTTTGAGGATCATCAGAAGCAGCAAGCCCAGATTGAGCATTACAACAATGTCCAAAACCCAAGTATGGGGTCACTTAATCACAGCATTTCTGATATGAAGAACTGGGTTCCCAGAAATTTCTCAGCTAATAATAATCAAGGGGTGTTGGAGCAGAACATGATTGGGTGCATGGGTGACAATGGTGCCGAATCTGCAGGGTCTATTGGGTCAATGCCTTACGGGGATTTACAGTGTTTGAGCTTGTCAATGAGCCCTGGCTCTCAATCAAGCTGTGTTACTGGTTCACAGCAAATCTCACCCACTTTGACTACTAATACGGATTGTGTAGTCGCCATGGATTCTTCCAAGAAAAGAGGGCCTGAAAAAGTGGAGCAAAAGCAAATTGTTCATAGGAAGTCTCTGGATACATTTGGGCAGAGAACTTCTCAGTATAGAGGAGTCACAAG GCATAGATGGACTGGTAGATATGAAGCTCATTTATGGGACAACAGTTGCAAGAAAGAAGGTCAGAGCAGGAAAGGAAGACAAG TTTACCTGG GAGGTTATGATATGGAACAAAAAGCTGCAAGAGCCTATGATCTAGCAGCTCTTAAGTATTGGGGACCATCTACTCACATCAATTTCCCA TTggaaaattaccaaaaagaGCTCGAGGAAATGAAGAACATGAGTAGACAAGAATATGTTGCTCACTTAAGAAG GAAAAGCAGTGGATTCTCAAGGGGGGCATCAATGTACAGAGGAGTGACAAG ACATCATCAACATGGAAGATGGCAAGCTCGGATTGGAAGGGTTGCTGGGAATAAGGATCTTTACCTTGGGACATTCA GCACACAAGAGGAAGCTGCTGAGGCTTATGACATTGCGGCCATAAAATTTCGAGGACTGAATGCTGTGACCAACTTTGACATAACAAGGTACGATGTGGATCGAATCATGGCAAGCAATACCCTTCTTGCTGGAGACAATGCCAAGCGAAACAAGGTGCTGCCTCGACCAAGTGAGGAGGCTACTAACCAAATCAGCAATGGTGAACAAAGCATTACTGTCGCAGTTAAGGACACCAATGAAGTTGAGGAATGGAAAATGATGCAGCTCTTTCAGTCTTCCCAGCAAGTAGTTGATCATCAAAATGTGATTCAAGCAGATCATCGAGCAGAAGAATCCGCAACAATGGGGACTACTACTCACTTGTCTAACACCTCTTCGTTGGTGACAAGCTTGAGCAGCTCAAGAGAAGGCAGCCCTGACAAGTCAAGCCAACCAAGTTTCTTTGGAATGCCTCCAACTGCTTCTAAGTTCTTCTCAAGTTCCGGTACTAATAATACGGTCAGTTCTTGGATCCCAGCAGTCCAATCCAGGCCAGGTCTATCCCTCCCTCACATGCCGATTTTTGCTGCCTGGACTGATGCTTGA
- the LOC121051763 gene encoding uncharacterized protein LOC121051763, protein MADDSLSRERRKATLIERITVLDCRASARLRLMEHYVEDANGFGGEEEEFSVLSGGTVYIESMSGPLANVGLFQSSILQELQGLELELASGSSQLIQRGCSRAKEYGSLRVQRLCSVIYETNMD, encoded by the exons ATGGCGGACGACAGTTTaagccgagagagaagaaaagcgACTTTGATCGAGCGAATTACGGTTCTCGATTGCAGAGCTTCGGCACGGctaag ATTGATGGAACACTATGTGGAAGACGCTAATGGCTTTGGTGGTGAGGAGGAGGAGTTCTCAGTTTTGAGTGGTGGGACCGTCTACATTGAGAGTATGAGTGGTCCTCTCGCCAATGTCGGTCTCTTCCAGTCTTCTATTCTCCAAGAGCTTCAG GGTTTGGAGCTGGAGTTGGCTTCAGGTTCATCGCAACTTATTCAAAGAG GCTGTTCTCGTGCAAAAGAATATGGATCACTGAGGGTTCAGAGGCTATGTTCTGTCATTTATGAAACCAATATGGACTGA
- the LOC112185854 gene encoding uncharacterized protein LOC112185854: MLPREATTVGIPWRTKLGLLNGCKPLSGATIITVDRKQLDMAHLCVCTNTEDAIPYFKEHMEFLKLSFLRFKKNKKWLKDKQNLTFAGWFKERVANEMRFADNDVPQTIRWLAGGPKMEVPTFGGYHVNGVDFNTSERDKVRSVQNSGVFLVADAMQVASARDKNPKTDDMDFYGRIQQIWEVDYYKFRIPVFMCDWVESARGVKVDELGFTLVKLDR, from the exons ATGCTTCCTAGAGAGGCTACCACTGTTGGGATTCCTTGGAGAACCAAACTTGGGCTCTTAAATGGCTGCAAGCCTTTATCAGGCGCCACCATCATTACTGTCGACAGAAAGCAGCTTGACATGGCCCACCTATGTGTATGCACGAACACTGAAGATGCAATCCCTTATTTCAA AGAGCATATGGAATTCCTAAAGTTGAGTTTTCTAAGgttcaaaaaaaataagaagtggTTGAAGGACAAACAGAACCTTACCTTTGCTGGTTGGTTCAAGGAGAGG GTTGCAAATGAAATGAGATTTGCCGATAATGATGTTCCTCAAACCATTAGGTGGCTGGCTGGTGGACCAAAAATGGAGGTCCCTACATTTGGTGGTTACCATGTGAATGGGGTTGATTTTAACACTTCGGAGCGTGACAAAGTACGATCAGTTCAAAATAGCGGGGTTTTTTTGGTTGCTGATGCAATGCAAGTTGCTAGTGCAAgggataaaaaccctaaaactgatGATATGGACTTTTACGGCAGGATACAACAAATTTGGGAGGTGGACTACTACAAGTTTAGGATACCCGTCTTCATGTGTGATTGGGTGGAGTCAGCTAGAGGGGTTAAAGTAGACGAACTTGGGTTTACTTTGGTTAAACTTGATAGGTAG